The following DNA comes from Poecilia reticulata strain Guanapo linkage group LG5, Guppy_female_1.0+MT, whole genome shotgun sequence.
GAAGACTCATGTGGACTGTCGGACGGACggcgttaaaaaaaaacaaaacaaaaaaacaaccgtGGGGATTCGCAGAGCCAGCAGCGAGTCCTTCCTTGTCATCGTTAGGGTGCATGCTTAAAATAGTAGGCTTCTGCTCCACCGTGCTCAGCCCATCATTTCTGTACAGAGATAATCCCTCGGTTGTCTGCAGAGGTCTTCATTGGAAGTTCTTCATCCCCGTTAGATCCAGAATAACTCATCTYCATCAGCAAACACATTTAAGTTGTTGATGCATCTGCTGTGCCATGCCAGCTGTTCATGAGGCAGAAACTATGGTAATGTAGAGCCTTTTGTTTTGACGGCTCCKCTGAGCACCTCAACCTTCAGGCGCCTCTGCAGAATGTCAGTAATTGCCTACTATTGAAGCCTCYTGGACTRAGCTGATCCCCGCCACGCTAATGTTTCTTAGGAAACAGGAACTGTCTGGATCTCGCTGTTGCAGCTTGCTTGAGGAAGGAAGAAATACAACACACTTTGTGTTATATGGTACCTCCTTACTGCTCAATGTTGGCATCAATGTAAAAGCTACTTTTATTCAGGGCTCAGTTCAaactaaaatgatcatttttgcCACTTTTGACTCCTGTGGTGGTTATTTTCCTCTGAGTGCAATTTTAATCGATGATTAGAGATGCATCTAACTATGCCgttgtagattaaaaaaaaggtttaaaatttCCATGAGATTAATCTCTTTTcttgaaaaaacaagaacatttctgagttccacaggttgattttttttttctacagaatttctaagattaatcttGCTAGaaatttttgagatttttcaagcaaatttttgatatttcaaaCTCACGAGTTtcctagttttttttctagaaaatttctgagattaatctaaaaatttcagtcatttttgtaGTGATTTTTTGAcgtttcaaactcaaatttccttgtcttttctagaaaatttctgaggttcatctcaaaatttctgctttttcatgcaaattttccacttttcaagctcagaaatgttcaagttcTCTTTGAAAAGATTTCAGAAActaatctcaaaatatctgagttttttgtagaaaatgtacTCCTTAATTTCTAACTACCCTCATTATCTGAAACtctatttccaaaacaaaacactgtggTGATTAAGGATTATTCCTAATGAAAACCCAGAATAAGATACTAGAATGTTAAATAATACCAATATAAGAGATTTRAATCCAGAATTAGGTCATGACCTACACAGTAGAGGGAGGACTGCTGACTCGACAGTTGTCCAGCACAGTCATTGGGAGGGTATGTCAGAAAAGGTCATTGCTACAGAAGCTGACGGCTCAGACTGCTACATCAGAGTGCATTAGTGGGAAGTTTAGGGGAGGGaagtcttgtaaaaaaaaaaccacaagagTTTTCAGGAAATTTCACAAGGCCTGGATTCTATATTGTCAGGATATAAACAcgtttatttcaaatgcatttaatcAAAGACGGGACATAAAACAATGTTACATTTCAAAGAAACCTTTGTTCTCTGCATACTCCCTCTAGTCAAAAGCTAATTTGAAGCCCTCTCTCCTGGTGAAGCTTATTAGAAGTAAGTTTAAAACTAATCATACAAAGAACCACGTTTAAACAGTAGAATAAGACTTTAGTtcagtaaaacagtaaaataagacTTCAATAAAGAATAGTGTCCAGAGCAGTGGACATGTTTCCATGTTCACATAGTTCGTTTGAGATATTCTTTCACTTAAGGTGTGCTCTAAAGTGAGCTAACTGTTTTGATTACTGGGGGAAAACTATTCAAAGTCTGAGATTTTTAAAAGGMGAAATCATTTGACTAATCACCTCTAAgacaaagttgacattaaaGACTAAAGCTCATCAAACTTAAAAGGCTTTTGATCTAAAACTTACACTTGTTTGTAATAGGTTTACGTCAcagatttaaaactaattaGCTAGTTTGCTCCTTGACAGTTATGCAATGTTTTAGAAAGATGGSATCAAAAACAACTCCCAGATATTTAAAGTAATCTCCTTTTGGATTTCTATAAGGATTACCATCACAAAGAATTTTGGTCCAATTCAAGGACAAAAACTCAAGGTGGAACTTAACATCTCACTTTTCAAAAGTCccaaatttctgaatttaaaattactttattaaaccaattaaaattttccatgaaacaggtttttataagaccaaaataggattttttttttactattattttactgtttaatgATGGTACAATTCAAAGGCAGCCAAGAAAACGTAAGTGtcccttctccaacacacctgaatccaaTAAGTGGTTCATTTACAGGCTTCTGTCGATAAAAGGATTCAgatgtgttgaagcagggatAAATCGATGAGAATCGTGGATACGTGTTCTGACTGGAAGCTGAAGKTCTAAAGtacaccaccagggggagccATAGCTTAACAGGAAGCTATTGATTGCCTGCTTTCTGTTCCATTACCAAGTGAGGGAAATGATCCCTGCCGCTTCCTGTCTCTAGCCAGCCATTTTccatgttaaagaaaaaaaaaagtgggtcaAATGACATCAccagttacagaaaaaaaaaaaaaatcaatttcagaAAACTGATCGGTTAGCATAGAAATAGGACAGACACACaagtaaaaagacaaatttatttcttaatcAGAATATACAAAGCAGTGGCTGAAGTAACCAAATGCCATTCTGGTTATGAAAAAGGCGGTCTACACAGAAGTGGGCTACTCAACCATAACATAAAACTCGttgaaaatgcaagaaaaaaaaaaaaaaaagtataaatggTACAAACTTGCGTGGAATGCATACAGAACAAATGACCAAAGCCTTAAGATTTAAGAGGGGTTAATTAACATTGCAAACTCCTGCCTCCACAGGAAAGAAAATGGTTACACAATCAGCGGAGGTGTAAGAGACAGCCCCTTTTACTCATTTGCACCATCTGTTATGTTAACAGGGCAGGCAGGAATTAAGTAGCAGCTTAACACAAAAATTGACACCTCGACTAATAATGCCAACAACTGTCTATTATCCCCTGCTTAAAACTTATCTTTGGTCCTTTTAAGTGTATCTGAGAGGTCAACATGAGCCTTGAGGGTGAGCAGCTGCCTGTATGTATGAATCACCTGGTCAACACTTGCATAGAGATTGTGCTTCTAACAGACTGATGTGAAACGTCAGGAAATGAAAAAACTGATCTTATGGCGTGGCCCGACTTGGaacaagtagaaaaaaaagctcattttcaagaccaataaataacatttcataaaaaagaaGTATGCAGGGCCACTACATCTCAAAGACTCCAGTGCAATGTGAAAATATGGGAGCAACcaaaaggaaaatctctatCGAAAACATAGAAAGCACAAGCTCTATGAAGCAATGTTGACCAGACTGGTAGGACAGTGCCGCAAACAAGTAGCAGGGTAAAGACTTAGGCCTCCACGTCTGCTTCTTTTGAGTCGCCATTCTCCTCtgtcttctgcttttttgtCTCAGCTTTGTCCTGAAAGGaggggaaaacaacaacaacaggtttAGGAGATAAGCAAAGCTGCACAAATCACCATATTACTCAAAGCAATTACAATTCAGCCTCATGTCAactcacctcctcctcttcagctGCACGCTTCACCGGCTGTGCATCGGTTTCCTCAGCAGGGGGCGCCGCCTCCGCATCTTCTGCAAAGACAGGGGTGTCACATCATAAATTACACCCTTTACGACCTATATCCAGGTATGCGCTTGCTCGGGGTGAACACCTAATTGGAATTCATGCATCGAGGGCAAAAGAGATCAGAGGAAACAGGTAAGCATTTCAAatctgattcattttttttttttttttaaagtgcaacatACCAGCTCCattcttctgctcctcctctgtagtttcttcctttttgtcACTGTGCTCAGCACCattctgccaaaaaaataataaaataaaacaattttaactcGTTTAAAAGGGAATTAAAACAGATCCCAACCTAGCAAATGTAATCTCCTTTGGgcgtcacttaaaaaaaaacaaaacaaggggAAGTGAGTGGACGTCTTGTTACCTCCCCAGAGGATTAACTACCAAGCTGTGATAAAAACCACAGGCTAGAGAGGCCAACGGagacttctaaaaaaaaaaaaggggctgCTAGCTGTAACATCTGTGCCATTTCACAACCCAAACAAAGCCTGGAGCGGAGGGAGCAGCTGAGCAGGAGGGGGAGCCGGGCGAGCAGCGACACCTGCACGACGAGGGGCGCTAAGACAAAAGGCCATGCGGCGGGGTTTGTGTCTCAGACTCACGGTGCCATTGGCAGGTGCGTCCCCGCTCTCGGTCgacttctcctcctcctccgctgctgctgctgctgctgcttctttcttctctttcagcTCCTACAAAATAAGAGCACCGAGTCAGCGCTCACTCACGTAAAGTACGCTCGTTCAAACACAATCTTCTTTCTCGTTCAAACACAATCTTCTTTCGACAACCACAACtagaaaataagattaaaataataataataataataaaacaaaacagtttgaagcaCACAAATGGCGCACGGTGGATAAGTGTTTAGAAAAGAAAGCGTTTCGGTGCCCATGCCGCGCAATGTGAACGCGCTTCGGCTTCCCGCCCACAGCAGCTCCGCTTCACCAGCTGCACCGTTTCAGCCGCTTTGTCTCCTCGAAGCGGACCACATTTGcgcatttttttacatttaaatcttaAACACACAACAGGTTTTCATAACAGAACATCGACAAGAAATGACCTCCATCAAACATCGACGtcgaaaaaatgtatttttaaggcAGTAATTTAGGAAATGCACATTTCGTTAAGTAGTTCGAGTTAAATCAAGTAATTTTAGCACTCACGTTTTATACAACCTGTCTAGTCTGATTCAGTAAAACTGTTACGAGCTTAAAAAAAGTTagctaaatcttttttttttttttttatacacgaCACTTCGAAGAGATTGAAACTGAATAAGACGCACCTTGGCTGTAACCTCTGTGGTGGCGGTTGTATCAACAGCTGTATCGGCCATGgctattttttgtgatttattttatataaatataatccTGTtgagaaagattttttttttcctcgatCTTGTTGCCGTCGAGTGCTTAGCCCCAAAGACACTGAGAGAGAAATGATGTCTTCCCTTCTCCGCTTTTCTCTCGGGCTCGTTGAAAATCCACTCTCGTTGGACGCCACAGCTCGATCTGCCACCTGATTGGTTGAAGTCGACCACTGCGGCCAGCGATTGGCTGAGAATCATGTCGATCACAACTATGAAGTCCGCCTTCCGAATATCATGTCACTGATTGGCCAATTCTTTTTAAAGCGCTGTTGTATATTCTTTaactaaacatataaaaatgattaGTGTTTTCCAGTTTAAATGCGAACAATAGACTGGAGTCAACAGTTATTAAAGTTATAACACTCAAATGATCTTTTACCTGTTTGTTTCAAGTGAATAGATTGTTACAAGTATCCCTACCACATGGCCAGAGGCAACATCTTTTGTCTAAGCGGTCTGTTCTGCAGAAATAAGGTGtcaaattacacacaaaataGCAGGCGGCCACTCCTCCTTTCCATATTTAACTCTTCAAATGTGCACCAGATTAAGTGTGCTTATACTCTTTGCAAGACCTGATTATTKCTCCTGCCAAAGTAATTAGCACAATTTATATATCTTTACTACGCTGCAAATTAATGGGCAACACAATTTCTGCACAACCTGGGGGATAAACATccgtttctaaaaaaaaaaaagtgttacactATTTAGCATCCCCTTAGTCCATTAACTTGGACAATAATTTGCTGTTATCTGTATTTAGAAACTGTTAAAGCATGTTGCTGCATAAATGCCACTTGGATAATAATGAATAtcagtaaaatttcttttaaataaaatacaagctGAAATAATTAATGATAATTTGTGAGTTTACTAGGGACAGTCTTTACTTCATCTTTCAATGTGTAGTTTTCCACTGATTTGCAAGCAGGCATAGAGCAAGTATCTTTATTTGGCAAGAAGATTTTGCACTAAGGACTATTGCATAGTAATTCAGCCACAAATTTAAACACGCTGTAAGAATTTCATGTGGTAAATCAACACAAACGTGAAGGTTTGATCCACCAAGAGTATCACACAGCTGCAAAACTACCAAGAAGTGGGgatccattttaaatgacaggCTAGGTGATTATTGATTTCCTTTTGAGAAGCTTCAAAGATCTACTGCTCAGGTAGGGAAATCTGTTGACATGACACCTATTGGCTGTCCACTCCATAAAACAAGAGAGCCAKTGTTGAAAGAAGCCACAATAAGCTCTGTTTAAGGGATGTAAAGAACTTGGCAAAGATGTGGGAGAATATGTTGTTGTCAGAACAAGCAAACCTTTAGGCTTTCACACAAAAATCCTTTGTTTGACAACAAATACTGGCTCTGTGAACACACAGTCYCCACTGTTAAACATGgcgttggcagcatcatgtagTGGGAATGCTTTTCTCTAATAAGGCAACAAGGTGAGTGgagataaataaaattgtatatacaaaaacaaaactggttttaaaatacttgagactggagagtttatttttaatattttttttttttttgaaaatgacagaCCTAAATATCCAGCCACAGTTTGTAGACCatcatccaatctgactgagctcaaactattttacaaaaatgaattgGCAAATCTTTCAGTGAGCCAAGCTACTAAAGATCTACCTTAAAACACGTCCACCTATGAGTGTTTCcacaaaattttatttcagattgaACCGAAAACACATGCAATCTACACTTAACAGaatttattggttaaaaaaaaatgggtgaAATCCAAAGATCATCTTTCTCTCACTTAACAGtgatgctctactttgtgttagtttgttatttaatgaaaaataaactgaagtttgtgattgtaacttGAGAAAAGAAGAGCTGCATCTGATGATGCTGATGCACCAGACAGACAGCGTTTTTCAGTTCCCTTTGTCATcttcagcaaaattatttcacCTTGAACATTTGCCACTCCTGTTATGTTCCACTTAACCGCCTGTCATTTTCGACTAAGTAACTTTTATCACTCAGTCATCATTGCAACAATTTATTCTCCACCCATTCTGGTTCTTTGTCTAAAACATTTAGAGAACTCCACCTATGACacagtttaactttttgttttaagcgATCCTAAAAATGTCCCGGACATGCCTGAGCACATTCAAGCTGGCTACGTTGAtaccattttccattttttttggcTCTCCACTTTTAAAGCTTCGAGGAATCAAATGCTCTCTGTTTCAGCTTYAATCTCGTTGTGTTGGAAATGTTAAGGTCTTACAGACTCCGAAGAAGCCTCCAGGCCTTGTGTTGTCATTCACCCCACATTCAGCTGGAATATAATTACGAGGAGTGTAATTACCCGTAGAGATCAAAGGGTTGGGTTCAGAGCAAAAGCTGGTTTTTCAACAATTTATCATCTTCTTYATGTTGGCATTTCATGTTGAATATGTTCCTCTGGTTGTTGAACCGTGGTGACacaattaatatattttaactcaAATATATTGTTGCTCTCTATGTGTAACGACAcctctttaaaaatcaaagcatgACAAATATTCTCCAAAACATTTCCACTCTAACATGACTAACATCCATTTATAGTTCAACTGAAAAACCAACTTATTATAGGGtaaagtaagaaataaaaacctgcaatGATCTGGTTGTAAAAATGTGCAcatattaaaagttttactCTCCTTAGGTTACCATCAGTTATAGAAAATCTAAAGAACCTGAAGTTCAGCTGTGTTAACAGGATCTTGCtgacatttgcataatttagctGAAGCCATGGTTGGTGATGTGGCTGCATGAAGTGCAAAAATAATCTCATTGTACAAAAGTATCAGGCAGGAGaagactaaaaataattttaggcAATCACGTATTGACACGCACCAATGAACAATGAAAACTACTTGGGAAAAATACAAGAGCACAGCTACAACACTGGGTGTTTTTCTAACGTTATTGAACATACAAGACGGAAAGTAGCACTGAAGAAGCTATATGATATTTTTGTACTAGTAGTGGTTGTGTGTGGCAGTAATCTGCTGCCAAATTCTCTGTGTTTCTGGATGTAGAAAGGTGGGAAGAAAGAAGCtttttctttgaagaaaaataaacatcctAAGATCTCCCAGAACCTGAAAGGTTCTGGGAGATCCTTTAAGGTTCTCCCAGAACCTTAAAGGATTAGAGCATAAaactatttagttttaattaaagttttaaatctcTAAATAGATTCAACCGGACATTTTGAGCCAtagttaacagaaaaaaacagaacttttcaCTTTCAGAATGAACCCTTTGTTCACATTGAAACATGGaggtagcagcatcatgctctggggaTAATTTCATCAGACAAAAATAGTCAAGAAACAGGAAATTATTAACAGGTCAGCCAGACCTTCAGATATTTgagggattttgtttttcagcttcaaAGTGAGCCACAAAGGAATgactttggtagaaagaaagaaaagtaacattttggaAACAGAGAGTTGAAATCTGAAAGTAAATCTCCGAGGTCACCTGAAAAGGAACGTGGATCACAGACATTCACAAACGGATATATTTGGAAAATCTCTTCAAGGTAGACTGAGCAAATGTTgcctatttttaaaattgttatatttttttcccctggagAGAAATTTGTTTGGCTTTCGGTTGACTTGtcacatttaataaatgtcacatttaataCGAAAAAAGACAGAGATGAATTTATCATCTCACCCTCAAAAACCTGTCCACctgaaatgacaaataaaaatgttcatgagCCACAACATGCGCAAGTATCACTTGCTCCAGAAAGTCGAAATGCCACAGAAATCCTCAGTGTTAGAATCACAAGAACAGCAGTCCCTGCTGGAAACCCGTTGGTGGAACAGTGCAGCAGACTTAGCAGAGAGCATTACTCACTTTCTCTGCAAATGGAAAGTAGGAGCAATCAAAGAGAAGGAGGTTGTTTGTGAGATCATTTCCTGTCTATTTTTTATGCTTCATTTGACTACCTAAAAtccaacaaacacaaatgtgtgaGCGCCTGGTTCAATCAGCAGGTAGGAGAAGCAGCAAATGTCAGGGTAAAAAAGGTGGAAAAGAGATGTGATGTGGTAAGTTTCACTCCCTCCATCTATTTCTGCCAGCCACTCTGTTTACCACACTTTCCACTCCcaggaataaagaaaaaaaaaacttttgtttaagCTACTGAAAGCTGTAAGAGCACAGAAAGTAAtagacatttaaagaaaagccCCATTGTGTTCCCAGTGACttctgtttaaagaaaaaaaaaaggaatattgtGCAGCAGCAGTCACTTGAAGCcaaccaagaaaaaaacttttttagtGCACAGGGCTCCTACCTGCTGGGTTCAGGGACTGTAGGAGAAAAGATGTGAAGTACAAGCAGGTTAATTTCACCTTAATTTTCTTGGGCACAAAGACCTGACCTCACTCATGGAATTTCAGTGTTCAGGGGAAGAGCAAAATGGGGCCCAACAAAGAGCAAAGGTCAGAACTAAGTGGGGGAGGGGTCCCGATAATTGGAGAAACTAGTAGGGGCACACTGGgctcttttgttttgaacagcAGTGTCCTGCGAGGTCTGGTTGCCTTTCACTGGCTCATGCAACATAATATTAACTTCACAATGGGGCACTTTAAGTCATGCATACAGTAAAGAGGATAGTTTGTGACGGTGCTCGTCTGTAATGGGCAAAATTAAGAAAGCCCTTCACTGATGACGAAGGAGGCATACAGCAAGCAGAGACCTTTACGTGCGCTGTATCGACCAATAGAACCCGCAGGGATGTTACTCCTCCTATGATCTTATGTGTTCCTGGACGTCACATTTTCCAAGTTCCGAGTCAGAAAAGTCAACTACAATGCCTCCTTAAGATGAATATTCCAGTCTGAAAGTCAGGCTTTATGGTGCAAAGCAATTGTACTCAGATGTCaaaattttcagctttaaaaaaagaaaacctgaaaatacCTTCTGAAAGAAGGGTTCAGAGTGAGAACGACTAATTATCACCTCCATTTTCAAAATTCAATGCAACTCCTGCAGTAAAAATCTTGGTTTTTGAATACACAACCTGCTGAGAAATGCATAATTATTAGATAGTGTCGTTAACAATGGTTAGCTAAGCCACTAAGCCCAACACTTTTAAGAATCCCACTGGTTTTCCAACTTGCTGTTGGAACATAGTTTGGCTTCGTGTGACAAtcctcaaaaacaaaagaaagcacaacatctgcatttaatttttagCGATTGTTGCACACAACTGATTGTTTCTCATTAATAAAGTCGACAAATACAAAGTGCAACATAGCATTTGTATGTAAACTTGTTTCTAGGGCTTTAAACTTGCAACACATACAAATTCGTAGTTACTGCATATTAGTAACAATAGTACTCTGGTCAAGGAATACAACAACTAGCATGTCCTATCAGTTTTCTGTGGTTACTTGCAAATCTCAGCTCAGATCCGACCTCAAAAGCCAGCACAacttaatgaaagaaaaacttggTGAAAACATCAGAAGtaaacagtttatttgcatttctgatTGTTTGTATATCAGATTTGTTGCATACTTTAAGAATAttttagtgaaaatgtttttgcagtgtctgAATGAATACAATGCAGAGAAATATGTGGTTAATCCACTTAAGTTGTTAACGGTAATGATTCTGGTTGCTAAGCACTACAGTTAGCTAATCCCAATAATTTTCCTACTTTAAACTGGAGCACAAATACATTGAGTGTGACGTTTTTCTTACATCAGGTTTTGGCTTCAAGGTAAACATCAACCTCAAATTCAAATATGACGGCTGCACATTTGGCACATAGCTATAGTAGCACTAACATACAATTAGTTGTACCGCAGACcttctatatttttaaattaaattagtagtatgaaaagtagaaaaaaatgcagtaaaaatatattgcacTGGTTTGTCTTAGGTGGATAAAAAACGTATTACTGCACATAATTTTGTCTTAAACATGTGTTTAGAGAGATGTTATTAGCATCAGGCTCTGTCACTGCATACAATTAGCAAAtttcattgcttttttaaattccaaGTGGATAATGTTTAAATTGCGTATTTACATAGAATTCGCAGAATCAACTTTAATTTCTGTTGTTAATGGAATGATgtactttcaaataaatatcacagtgatccaacattttattcagtacaataaatgtttttaccatattttggtttcagctgtttgaaaGATAAACTATAACATGGTATTTGTCCATTCAAATACCATGTTGTAAACAAACAGTgcagtttgtttacattattGCTGAAagattcagacattttgtttctggGTCCTCTTTCGTCCTCTTTGGTTTTGACATTTCCCTGCAGGGTTCTTTACTCTGGTCTGAGGAAACATCAGAATATAGCTGCCTCTTGATCTCTGTACACTCTCTTATGGAGGGCTGTTTGGTATCAATTCAAGACAGTTCAAAGTCACTCATTTTATAGGTACTAAACTAttgtctccttttttcttttacagtggACAGGATGCGAGTACACAAGGTGAAATGTTGCTTCATGAGCTTTATTCTAACATCTGATTGAACAAAGAGAAGCTGTAGTTTGTGCCTTAGGGACTACATTTCCCAGCTAGCTGAGGGGTGTGGAGCTGCCAGAAGAAGCCGATGGGAAAAGGATCCCCTGAGGTATTCAGGTATGAAGCAACATCAAGACTTCTAACAACAAGCACACGAGGTTAACGCTTGCATTCATTACAAAGGTTCTGCCCATGAGCATCTCCAAATAAATCTGCACACATTTAACctcaagaaaaaaacccaaaaacaatagattggatattttattttatgagaacAAGCATAAGGATAATAATATTGAACGGATCCCTGCCCCCCGTGCATTAGAGGCTGAGGGTGTGAGCAGTAACTAGGTTGGTTTCCTTCGAGAGCACACGACTTGAGCTAAACTTGAGCTCTGCTACCTTATTTATTTCACCTCTTAGCTCCACCCATGTAACTGTCTTGCCAGAGGAAAGTGGAAATTTCCAGTAATTCCTACAGCTTTGCAAAAAGTGCTCCTCCTCCTTCTGGTTTCCCGCCTTTCCTTCACTATACCTGCTCTTTCCTGCTGCAAGCTGCCTCCAACAGTCTCAGCCTCTTGGTGCCCAGAAGTTTTTACTTAGCACATGCGAAAACTCTTAATCCCTCAAAGACTAAATGCAGGCTGGAGCTAAGGCTACATGCTTCTGCGGACATTACTATGCATATGGCAGAATCTTTCAAAGattgtgatgctttttgttcttgCTTTCTTGATTTGAATGACAAAATGTATGCTTTTCATTTGCCTGTCATTTTAAACAACCAAGCCACACGCTGCCCTTTGAATAAATCTCAGAGGTTGAGCAAAGTGTAAATGTTACATTAGATGCTGAATGATGAAGAAGGGGTGGTTTGGGATCGCAGAGCAGATGGCAGATTTGCATTTCTATTTCTCCGGTTGATCTGGCTGATTTTCCTGAGTCTGTTCGTTTTCAGAGacgctgtaaaaataaaagcttcgcTGCCGCTGACacattaaaacaagctttttttaaCCCCCCCCCCCMaaaaaaaacaaaaaaacaaaaaaggactTGAAAAGTAGCTCACACTTGGAAAAACTAGAAACTGAAACAGGTTCACAGCTTGAGATGACCAGGCTATCTTTTCACTACATCTGCGGTTTGACAACTTCCTCCTCATCCAGTGCAGAAACTCAACCGTTTTTCACACGCGCAGCAATGACAGTCTACAGCATATCTGCTTAAATGAGCTTTACAATAAAGCCACGAGTCAGCTGGAGTGAAGAAGTCTAAGTGAGTGGATGGTAGGAGGTACTCTGACCTTAGACCTATTGTAAAGAACCAACAAAGAGCCATCTGCACAGCAACCAAAGCTCAGATGAGGGACTCACACACGCGGGGACCTGaggaggggggcagggattCGGAAAGTGAAAAGGACGAAACAGTTGggtgattaaaataaatagcaagAGATCAGCAGGGATGAagcctaaaacaggaaaatggtCAGTGTAACATCTCGGAACAAGACGTTGAGCGGCGTATCAAATCAAAGAGCACACAGATCCCTCTAACTGCTTGTAAAGTGGAAGCCGAGAGGCTGCAGGCCTAATCACTCAAGAGCACATTTCCTGCCTCCTGCATGATGAGATGGAGCCAACTGAAACAGCACATGGCTAATATTTAACCACCACAGACCGCATTCGCATTTCAATCACCCACCCAACAGAAACATGCAGGACTCACTCACTCACAATCATTCGCAATGAACCcgaagaggctttttttttttttttttcatttttgcataaaaagcaGATTCTGCATAATTCTGTTTAGCTTGCCTAATGGAAACTGgggcatttttcaaaatggtgaTGACAAAAACAAGATGGTGTCAGGGACAtctgtaaaaatacagaaaactgtTTCACAGGTAATGCATGATAGTAAGG
Coding sequences within:
- the LOC103464464 gene encoding parathymosin, with protein sequence MADTAVDTTATTEVTAKELKEKKEAAAAAAAEEEEKSTESGDAPANGTNGAEHSDKKEETTEEEQKNGAEDAEAAPPAEETDAQPVKRAAEEEEDKAETKKQKTEENGDSKEADVEA